The Tenebrio molitor chromosome 3, icTenMoli1.1, whole genome shotgun sequence genome contains a region encoding:
- the ssh gene encoding protein phosphatase Slingshot isoform X6: MMLFGRTLGACICAPTSDLFRVEVRRHAENKEETMARPDGTFTSLSSDDDITKQGTATAYEMCRCRFVVLTWSHRRSPGQAVKLESVHPTRIRYLVIVSRMGKRGEESCLLGIDCNERTTVGLVLKVMADTAIRLDGDGGFSVSVCSRHHIFKPVSVQAMWSALQTLHKVSSKAREQNYFQGGLTHDWVDYYEKRIESDRSCLNEWHAMDNLESKRPPSPDSIRTKPREREETEKVIRTTLKEIMMSVDLDEVTSKYIRTRLEEDLDMDLGEYKSFIDQEMLTILGQMDAPTEIFDHVYLGSEWNASNYEELQRNGVGHILNVTREIDNFFPGTFNYYNVRVCDDEKTDLLKYWDDTFKYITSAKRNGSKVLVHCKMGVSRSASVVIAYAMKAYNWDFRTAMHHVKEKRTCIKPNTSFLSQLETYQGILDAMKNKEKLQRSKSETNLKSPTGGDSKPDKILVGSEPTPIVRALPKHVALSGQDLRNLGTRPKSWSPDNLPETEKEPSEKSPVSVSLEDLSQKSASKESVVKDKTTQARHVLMPCDNGESYSVSQNQIVHLPGQHKDVPSVKERVSELESNSRTEENNSGEKSPPTVRANLPKKEIWDPGDDLQKTSSCNSTSDSCDSQTESSSAVVSNNNNQKVWTSLTVLKNEPDSAALRNSINQKGVRKDGDPFSNQLDRVFDREEKKQQRISTTTATLPAEPPEARECPSRQSSWSSYDSAVVLQNEVGLSRHSSWGSGDTRLLPSRNSSWGSYDMRPKGAVHYRNEKGEKVLHAEYLETGSSGIFPYDKEDIPWHPGTVKRTKQKIEENNVKNGTDGTVTKSSSSETLFEYSVEQDRERQQPTEAINAHLIKNLNVTTVPSPSAISPTVGIPGDGSGAASPSRLSVSAPEPSCMDLVAADCSLSRSASNVSTSAAHCSSVRQHRTTFLENLPRELNSKTAAKTADGSTGVVKSLKKEFEAKTNNEAEIAAATANKVNSLPASPVSLHQDKERVDEMNFKNLLGMFENNNTEAQVTKRPKTSKPVIPRNARFSCVEVSSKWKGGGGERGAEKPPMSPVVRNSPQCLMATVIASATKKQQQYGKSHPLAKLTINRHNNPLYNTM; encoded by the exons ATGATGTTGTTCGGGCGCACTCTAGGCGCGTGCATTTGCGCGCCAACCAGTGACCTTTTTCGGGTGGAAGTGCGACGACACGCCGAAAATAAGGAAGAAACGATGGCCCGACCAGACGGTACTTTCACGTCGTTATCGTCGGACGACGACATAACGAAACAGGGTACTGCCACCGCGTACGAAATGTGCCGTTGTCGGTTCGTGGTGTTGACGTGGAGTCATCGTCGTTCTCCAGGTCAG GCCGTCAAGCTGGAGAGCGTCCATCCGACCCGCATCCGCTACCTGGTGATCGTCTCGAGGATGGGGAAGCGCGGCGAGGAGTCCTGCCTGCTCGGCATCGACTGCAACGAGAGGACGACCGTCGGACTCGTCCTGAAAGTCATGGCCGACACGGCGATCCGATTGGACGGAGATGG GGGATTCAGCGTCAGCGTCTGCAGCCGTCATCACATCTTCAAGCCGGTGTCCGTCCAGGCGATGTG GTCGGCCCTCCAGACTCTGCACAAGGTCAGTTCGAAGGCGCGCGAGCAGAACTACTTCCAAGGCGGTCTGACCCACGACTGGGTCGATTATTATGAAAAGAGGATCGAATCGGACAGATCCTGTCTCAACGAATGGCACGCGATGGACAATCTCGAGTCGAAGAGACCGCCGTCGCCCGATTCCATCCGGACCAAGCCAAGGGAACGCGAGGAGACCGAAAAGGTGATCAGGACGACGCTTAAGGAGATCATGATGTCGGTGGATCTCGACGAGGTGACCAGCAAGTACATCAGGACCAGGTTGGAGGAGGACCTGGACATGGACCTGGGGGAGTACAAGAGCTTCATCGACCAGGAGATGTTGACCATCCTCGGACAGATGGACGCCCCGACGGAGATCTTCGACCACGTCTATCTGGGTTCGGAGTGGAACGCATCGAACTACGAGGAGTTGCAAAGGAACGG AGTGGGTCACATCTTGAACGTGACCAGAGAAATCGACAACTTCTTCCCCGGCACCTTCAACTACTACAACGTGAGGGTGTGCGACGACGAAAAAACCGATCTGTTGAAATACTGGGACGACACCTTCAAATACATCACCAGTGCCAAACGGAACGGTTCCAAGGTCCTGGTGCACTGCAAGATGGGCGTGAGCAGGTCGGCGTCGGTGGTGATTGCGTACGCGATGAAAGCCTACAATTGGGACTTCCGCACGGCGATGCACCACGTCAAGGAGAAGAGAACGTGCATCAAGCCCAACACTAGCTTCTTGTCGCAGCTGGAGACCTACCAAGGCATCTTGGACGCGATGAAGAACAAGGAGAAGCTGCAGAGATCCAAGTCCGAGACGAACTTGAAGTCGCCGACGGGCGGCGACTCCAAACCGGACAAGATCCTGGTGGGGAGCGAACCCACTCCCATCGTCCGGGCTTTACCGAAGCACGTCGCCTTGTCCGGTCAGGACTTGAGGAATTTGGGGACGCGACCCAAGTCGTGGTCGCCGGACAACCTCCCCGAGACGGAGAAGGAGCCGTCGGAGAAGTCGCCGGTCTCGGTGTCGCTCGAGGACCTCAGCCAGAAATCGGCGTCCAAAGAGAGCGTCGTCAAAGACAAGACGACGCAGGCGCGACACGTTCTGATGCCGTGCGACAACGGCGAGTCGTACAGCGTGTCGCAGAACCAGATCGTGCACCTTCCCGGACAGCACAAGGACGTGCCGTCGGTGAAGGAGCGCGTCAGCGAGCTCGAATCCAACAGCAGGACCGAAGAGAACAACTCGGGCGAGAAATCGCCGCCGACGGTGCGGGCCAACCTGCCGAAGAAGGAAATCTGGGATCCGGGCGATGACCTGCAGAAGACGTCTTCCTGTAACAGTACAAGTGATTCCTGTGATTCCCAAACTGAGAGTAGTAGTGCAGTAGTGAGTAATAATAACAACCAGAAGGTGTGGACTTCGTTGACCGTGCTGAAGAACGAGCCGGACAGTGCCGCGTTGCGGAACAGTATTAACCAGAAAGGGGTGCGGAAGGACGGCGATCCGTTTTCGAACCAGCTGGATCGCGTGTTCGACCGCGAAGAGAAGAAACAGCAGAGGATCTCGACGACGACGGCGACACTGCCGGCGGAACCTCCCGAAGCGAGGGAGTGTCCGTCGAGGCAGAGCTCGTGGAGTTCGTACGACAGCGCGGTCGTGCTGCAGAACGAGGTGGGGTTGTCGAGGCACAGTTCGTGGGGTTCCGGCGACACTCGACTCCTGCCGTCGAGGAACAGCTCGTGGGGTTCGTACGACATGCGGCCCAAAGGAGCGGTGCACTACCGCAACGAGAAGGGGGAGAAGGTGCTGCACGCCGAGTACCTCGAGACCGGCTCCTCGGGGATCTTCCCCTACGACAAAGAAGACATTCCGTGGCATCCCGGGACGGTGAAGAGGACGAAACAGAAGATCGAGGAGAACAACGTGAAGAACGGCACCGACGGCACCGTGACGAAGTCGTCCTCCTCGGAGACGCTGTTCGAGTATTCGGTGGAGCAGGACAGGGAGAGGCAGCAGCCAACGGAGGCGATCAACGCCCACCTGATCAAGAATTTGAACGTGACGACGGTGCCGTCGCCGAGTGCCATATCGCCGACGGTCGGGATCCCGGGGGACGGGTCGGGCGCGGCGAGCCCGTCGAGGCTGTCGGTGAGCGCACCGGAGCCGTCGTGCATGGACCTGGTGGCGGCGGACTGTTCGCTGTCGAGATCGGCGTCGAACGTGTCGACGAGCGCCGCCCACTGCTCGTCGGTGAGACAGCACCGCACCACCTTCTTGGAAAACCTGCCCCGAGAGTTGAACAGCAAGACGGCGGCGAAAACGGCCGACGGTTCGACCGGGGTGGTGAAGAGCCTCAAGAAGGAGTTCGAAGCGAAGACGAACAACGAGGCTGAAATCGCGGCGGCGACGGCGAACAAAGTGAACAGCCTGCCCGCGTCCCCCGTAAGTCTCCACCAGGACAAAGAGAGGGTCGACGAAATGAACTTTAAAAATTTGCTAGGTATGTTCGAGAACAACAACACAGAAGCGCAAGTGACCAAACGACCGAAAACGAGCAAACCGGTGATACCGCGAAACGCGCGATTCTCGTGCGTCGAGGTGTCGTCCAAGTGGAAGGGCGGCGGCGGCGAGAGGGGGGCGGAGAAGCCGCCGATGTCGCCGGTCGTCCGGAACTCGCCCCAGTGTCTGATGGCGACGGTGATCGCGAGCGCCACCAAGAAACAGCAACAGTACGGGAAGAGCCACCCGTTGGCCAAGCTGACGATCAACAGGCACAACAATCCACTCTACAACACCATGTAG
- the ssh gene encoding protein phosphatase Slingshot isoform X9, with the protein MVVNRKSSLTNRSAWDNDRSALQTLHKVSSKAREQNYFQGGLTHDWVDYYEKRIESDRSCLNEWHAMDNLESKRPPSPDSIRTKPREREETEKVIRTTLKEIMMSVDLDEVTSKYIRTRLEEDLDMDLGEYKSFIDQEMLTILGQMDAPTEIFDHVYLGSEWNASNYEELQRNGVGHILNVTREIDNFFPGTFNYYNVRVCDDEKTDLLKYWDDTFKYITSAKRNGSKVLVHCKMGVSRSASVVIAYAMKAYNWDFRTAMHHVKEKRTCIKPNTSFLSQLETYQGILDAMKNKEKLQRSKSETNLKSPTGGDSKPDKILVGSEPTPIVRALPKHVALSGQDLRNLGTRPKSWSPDNLPETEKEPSEKSPVSVSLEDLSQKSASKESVVKDKTTQARHVLMPCDNGESYSVSQNQIVHLPGQHKDVPSVKERVSELESNSRTEENNSGEKSPPTVRANLPKKEIWDPGDDLQKTSSCNSTSDSCDSQTESSSAVVSNNNNQKVWTSLTVLKNEPDSAALRNSINQKGVRKDGDPFSNQLDRVFDREEKKQQRISTTTATLPAEPPEARECPSRQSSWSSYDSAVVLQNEVGLSRHSSWGSGDTRLLPSRNSSWGSYDMRPKGAVHYRNEKGEKVLHAEYLETGSSGIFPYDKEDIPWHPGTVKRTKQKIEENNVKNGTDGTVTKSSSSETLFEYSVEQDRERQQPTEAINAHLIKNLNVTTVPSPSAISPTVGIPGDGSGAASPSRLSVSAPEPSCMDLVAADCSLSRSASNVSTSAAHCSSVRQHRTTFLENLPRELNSKTAAKTADGSTGVVKSLKKEFEAKTNNEAEIAAATANKVNSLPASPVSLHQDKERVDEMNFKNLLGMFENNNTEAQVTKRPKTSKPVIPRNARFSCVEVSSKWKGGGGERGAEKPPMSPVVRNSPQCLMATVIASATKKQQQYGKSHPLAKLTINRHNNPLYNTM; encoded by the exons ATGGTCGTCAACCGCAAGTCCAGCCTCACGAACCGATCTGCGTGGGACAACGATAG GTCGGCCCTCCAGACTCTGCACAAGGTCAGTTCGAAGGCGCGCGAGCAGAACTACTTCCAAGGCGGTCTGACCCACGACTGGGTCGATTATTATGAAAAGAGGATCGAATCGGACAGATCCTGTCTCAACGAATGGCACGCGATGGACAATCTCGAGTCGAAGAGACCGCCGTCGCCCGATTCCATCCGGACCAAGCCAAGGGAACGCGAGGAGACCGAAAAGGTGATCAGGACGACGCTTAAGGAGATCATGATGTCGGTGGATCTCGACGAGGTGACCAGCAAGTACATCAGGACCAGGTTGGAGGAGGACCTGGACATGGACCTGGGGGAGTACAAGAGCTTCATCGACCAGGAGATGTTGACCATCCTCGGACAGATGGACGCCCCGACGGAGATCTTCGACCACGTCTATCTGGGTTCGGAGTGGAACGCATCGAACTACGAGGAGTTGCAAAGGAACGG AGTGGGTCACATCTTGAACGTGACCAGAGAAATCGACAACTTCTTCCCCGGCACCTTCAACTACTACAACGTGAGGGTGTGCGACGACGAAAAAACCGATCTGTTGAAATACTGGGACGACACCTTCAAATACATCACCAGTGCCAAACGGAACGGTTCCAAGGTCCTGGTGCACTGCAAGATGGGCGTGAGCAGGTCGGCGTCGGTGGTGATTGCGTACGCGATGAAAGCCTACAATTGGGACTTCCGCACGGCGATGCACCACGTCAAGGAGAAGAGAACGTGCATCAAGCCCAACACTAGCTTCTTGTCGCAGCTGGAGACCTACCAAGGCATCTTGGACGCGATGAAGAACAAGGAGAAGCTGCAGAGATCCAAGTCCGAGACGAACTTGAAGTCGCCGACGGGCGGCGACTCCAAACCGGACAAGATCCTGGTGGGGAGCGAACCCACTCCCATCGTCCGGGCTTTACCGAAGCACGTCGCCTTGTCCGGTCAGGACTTGAGGAATTTGGGGACGCGACCCAAGTCGTGGTCGCCGGACAACCTCCCCGAGACGGAGAAGGAGCCGTCGGAGAAGTCGCCGGTCTCGGTGTCGCTCGAGGACCTCAGCCAGAAATCGGCGTCCAAAGAGAGCGTCGTCAAAGACAAGACGACGCAGGCGCGACACGTTCTGATGCCGTGCGACAACGGCGAGTCGTACAGCGTGTCGCAGAACCAGATCGTGCACCTTCCCGGACAGCACAAGGACGTGCCGTCGGTGAAGGAGCGCGTCAGCGAGCTCGAATCCAACAGCAGGACCGAAGAGAACAACTCGGGCGAGAAATCGCCGCCGACGGTGCGGGCCAACCTGCCGAAGAAGGAAATCTGGGATCCGGGCGATGACCTGCAGAAGACGTCTTCCTGTAACAGTACAAGTGATTCCTGTGATTCCCAAACTGAGAGTAGTAGTGCAGTAGTGAGTAATAATAACAACCAGAAGGTGTGGACTTCGTTGACCGTGCTGAAGAACGAGCCGGACAGTGCCGCGTTGCGGAACAGTATTAACCAGAAAGGGGTGCGGAAGGACGGCGATCCGTTTTCGAACCAGCTGGATCGCGTGTTCGACCGCGAAGAGAAGAAACAGCAGAGGATCTCGACGACGACGGCGACACTGCCGGCGGAACCTCCCGAAGCGAGGGAGTGTCCGTCGAGGCAGAGCTCGTGGAGTTCGTACGACAGCGCGGTCGTGCTGCAGAACGAGGTGGGGTTGTCGAGGCACAGTTCGTGGGGTTCCGGCGACACTCGACTCCTGCCGTCGAGGAACAGCTCGTGGGGTTCGTACGACATGCGGCCCAAAGGAGCGGTGCACTACCGCAACGAGAAGGGGGAGAAGGTGCTGCACGCCGAGTACCTCGAGACCGGCTCCTCGGGGATCTTCCCCTACGACAAAGAAGACATTCCGTGGCATCCCGGGACGGTGAAGAGGACGAAACAGAAGATCGAGGAGAACAACGTGAAGAACGGCACCGACGGCACCGTGACGAAGTCGTCCTCCTCGGAGACGCTGTTCGAGTATTCGGTGGAGCAGGACAGGGAGAGGCAGCAGCCAACGGAGGCGATCAACGCCCACCTGATCAAGAATTTGAACGTGACGACGGTGCCGTCGCCGAGTGCCATATCGCCGACGGTCGGGATCCCGGGGGACGGGTCGGGCGCGGCGAGCCCGTCGAGGCTGTCGGTGAGCGCACCGGAGCCGTCGTGCATGGACCTGGTGGCGGCGGACTGTTCGCTGTCGAGATCGGCGTCGAACGTGTCGACGAGCGCCGCCCACTGCTCGTCGGTGAGACAGCACCGCACCACCTTCTTGGAAAACCTGCCCCGAGAGTTGAACAGCAAGACGGCGGCGAAAACGGCCGACGGTTCGACCGGGGTGGTGAAGAGCCTCAAGAAGGAGTTCGAAGCGAAGACGAACAACGAGGCTGAAATCGCGGCGGCGACGGCGAACAAAGTGAACAGCCTGCCCGCGTCCCCCGTAAGTCTCCACCAGGACAAAGAGAGGGTCGACGAAATGAACTTTAAAAATTTGCTAGGTATGTTCGAGAACAACAACACAGAAGCGCAAGTGACCAAACGACCGAAAACGAGCAAACCGGTGATACCGCGAAACGCGCGATTCTCGTGCGTCGAGGTGTCGTCCAAGTGGAAGGGCGGCGGCGGCGAGAGGGGGGCGGAGAAGCCGCCGATGTCGCCGGTCGTCCGGAACTCGCCCCAGTGTCTGATGGCGACGGTGATCGCGAGCGCCACCAAGAAACAGCAACAGTACGGGAAGAGCCACCCGTTGGCCAAGCTGACGATCAACAGGCACAACAATCCACTCTACAACACCATGTAG
- the ssh gene encoding protein phosphatase Slingshot isoform X5, with protein sequence MGPEKNGWGSDFLTDGSTGPQDDNMDTNRNPKSLSECYFAGKGTALVLPAAEAQKSSRRPDAQDSNIRKHLQSIVDLLRPEETLKMAVKLESVHPTRIRYLVIVSRMGKRGEESCLLGIDCNERTTVGLVLKVMADTAIRLDGDGGFSVSVCSRHHIFKPVSVQAMWSALQTLHKVSSKAREQNYFQGGLTHDWVDYYEKRIESDRSCLNEWHAMDNLESKRPPSPDSIRTKPREREETEKVIRTTLKEIMMSVDLDEVTSKYIRTRLEEDLDMDLGEYKSFIDQEMLTILGQMDAPTEIFDHVYLGSEWNASNYEELQRNGVGHILNVTREIDNFFPGTFNYYNVRVCDDEKTDLLKYWDDTFKYITSAKRNGSKVLVHCKMGVSRSASVVIAYAMKAYNWDFRTAMHHVKEKRTCIKPNTSFLSQLETYQGILDAMKNKEKLQRSKSETNLKSPTGGDSKPDKILVGSEPTPIVRALPKHVALSGQDLRNLGTRPKSWSPDNLPETEKEPSEKSPVSVSLEDLSQKSASKESVVKDKTTQARHVLMPCDNGESYSVSQNQIVHLPGQHKDVPSVKERVSELESNSRTEENNSGEKSPPTVRANLPKKEIWDPGDDLQKTSSCNSTSDSCDSQTESSSAVVSNNNNQKVWTSLTVLKNEPDSAALRNSINQKGVRKDGDPFSNQLDRVFDREEKKQQRISTTTATLPAEPPEARECPSRQSSWSSYDSAVVLQNEVGLSRHSSWGSGDTRLLPSRNSSWGSYDMRPKGAVHYRNEKGEKVLHAEYLETGSSGIFPYDKEDIPWHPGTVKRTKQKIEENNVKNGTDGTVTKSSSSETLFEYSVEQDRERQQPTEAINAHLIKNLNVTTVPSPSAISPTVGIPGDGSGAASPSRLSVSAPEPSCMDLVAADCSLSRSASNVSTSAAHCSSVRQHRTTFLENLPRELNSKTAAKTADGSTGVVKSLKKEFEAKTNNEAEIAAATANKVNSLPASPVSLHQDKERVDEMNFKNLLGMFENNNTEAQVTKRPKTSKPVIPRNARFSCVEVSSKWKGGGGERGAEKPPMSPVVRNSPQCLMATVIASATKKQQQYGKSHPLAKLTINRHNNPLYNTM encoded by the exons CCTCAGCGAGTGCTACTTCGCGGGCAAGGGTACAGCCTTGGTGCTGCCGGCCGCGGAGGCGCAGAAGTCCAGCAGACGGCCCGACGCCCAAGACAGCAACATCCGGAAGCACCTCCAGTCCATCGTCGATCTGCTGCGGCCGGAAGAGACGCTCAAGATG GCCGTCAAGCTGGAGAGCGTCCATCCGACCCGCATCCGCTACCTGGTGATCGTCTCGAGGATGGGGAAGCGCGGCGAGGAGTCCTGCCTGCTCGGCATCGACTGCAACGAGAGGACGACCGTCGGACTCGTCCTGAAAGTCATGGCCGACACGGCGATCCGATTGGACGGAGATGG GGGATTCAGCGTCAGCGTCTGCAGCCGTCATCACATCTTCAAGCCGGTGTCCGTCCAGGCGATGTG GTCGGCCCTCCAGACTCTGCACAAGGTCAGTTCGAAGGCGCGCGAGCAGAACTACTTCCAAGGCGGTCTGACCCACGACTGGGTCGATTATTATGAAAAGAGGATCGAATCGGACAGATCCTGTCTCAACGAATGGCACGCGATGGACAATCTCGAGTCGAAGAGACCGCCGTCGCCCGATTCCATCCGGACCAAGCCAAGGGAACGCGAGGAGACCGAAAAGGTGATCAGGACGACGCTTAAGGAGATCATGATGTCGGTGGATCTCGACGAGGTGACCAGCAAGTACATCAGGACCAGGTTGGAGGAGGACCTGGACATGGACCTGGGGGAGTACAAGAGCTTCATCGACCAGGAGATGTTGACCATCCTCGGACAGATGGACGCCCCGACGGAGATCTTCGACCACGTCTATCTGGGTTCGGAGTGGAACGCATCGAACTACGAGGAGTTGCAAAGGAACGG AGTGGGTCACATCTTGAACGTGACCAGAGAAATCGACAACTTCTTCCCCGGCACCTTCAACTACTACAACGTGAGGGTGTGCGACGACGAAAAAACCGATCTGTTGAAATACTGGGACGACACCTTCAAATACATCACCAGTGCCAAACGGAACGGTTCCAAGGTCCTGGTGCACTGCAAGATGGGCGTGAGCAGGTCGGCGTCGGTGGTGATTGCGTACGCGATGAAAGCCTACAATTGGGACTTCCGCACGGCGATGCACCACGTCAAGGAGAAGAGAACGTGCATCAAGCCCAACACTAGCTTCTTGTCGCAGCTGGAGACCTACCAAGGCATCTTGGACGCGATGAAGAACAAGGAGAAGCTGCAGAGATCCAAGTCCGAGACGAACTTGAAGTCGCCGACGGGCGGCGACTCCAAACCGGACAAGATCCTGGTGGGGAGCGAACCCACTCCCATCGTCCGGGCTTTACCGAAGCACGTCGCCTTGTCCGGTCAGGACTTGAGGAATTTGGGGACGCGACCCAAGTCGTGGTCGCCGGACAACCTCCCCGAGACGGAGAAGGAGCCGTCGGAGAAGTCGCCGGTCTCGGTGTCGCTCGAGGACCTCAGCCAGAAATCGGCGTCCAAAGAGAGCGTCGTCAAAGACAAGACGACGCAGGCGCGACACGTTCTGATGCCGTGCGACAACGGCGAGTCGTACAGCGTGTCGCAGAACCAGATCGTGCACCTTCCCGGACAGCACAAGGACGTGCCGTCGGTGAAGGAGCGCGTCAGCGAGCTCGAATCCAACAGCAGGACCGAAGAGAACAACTCGGGCGAGAAATCGCCGCCGACGGTGCGGGCCAACCTGCCGAAGAAGGAAATCTGGGATCCGGGCGATGACCTGCAGAAGACGTCTTCCTGTAACAGTACAAGTGATTCCTGTGATTCCCAAACTGAGAGTAGTAGTGCAGTAGTGAGTAATAATAACAACCAGAAGGTGTGGACTTCGTTGACCGTGCTGAAGAACGAGCCGGACAGTGCCGCGTTGCGGAACAGTATTAACCAGAAAGGGGTGCGGAAGGACGGCGATCCGTTTTCGAACCAGCTGGATCGCGTGTTCGACCGCGAAGAGAAGAAACAGCAGAGGATCTCGACGACGACGGCGACACTGCCGGCGGAACCTCCCGAAGCGAGGGAGTGTCCGTCGAGGCAGAGCTCGTGGAGTTCGTACGACAGCGCGGTCGTGCTGCAGAACGAGGTGGGGTTGTCGAGGCACAGTTCGTGGGGTTCCGGCGACACTCGACTCCTGCCGTCGAGGAACAGCTCGTGGGGTTCGTACGACATGCGGCCCAAAGGAGCGGTGCACTACCGCAACGAGAAGGGGGAGAAGGTGCTGCACGCCGAGTACCTCGAGACCGGCTCCTCGGGGATCTTCCCCTACGACAAAGAAGACATTCCGTGGCATCCCGGGACGGTGAAGAGGACGAAACAGAAGATCGAGGAGAACAACGTGAAGAACGGCACCGACGGCACCGTGACGAAGTCGTCCTCCTCGGAGACGCTGTTCGAGTATTCGGTGGAGCAGGACAGGGAGAGGCAGCAGCCAACGGAGGCGATCAACGCCCACCTGATCAAGAATTTGAACGTGACGACGGTGCCGTCGCCGAGTGCCATATCGCCGACGGTCGGGATCCCGGGGGACGGGTCGGGCGCGGCGAGCCCGTCGAGGCTGTCGGTGAGCGCACCGGAGCCGTCGTGCATGGACCTGGTGGCGGCGGACTGTTCGCTGTCGAGATCGGCGTCGAACGTGTCGACGAGCGCCGCCCACTGCTCGTCGGTGAGACAGCACCGCACCACCTTCTTGGAAAACCTGCCCCGAGAGTTGAACAGCAAGACGGCGGCGAAAACGGCCGACGGTTCGACCGGGGTGGTGAAGAGCCTCAAGAAGGAGTTCGAAGCGAAGACGAACAACGAGGCTGAAATCGCGGCGGCGACGGCGAACAAAGTGAACAGCCTGCCCGCGTCCCCCGTAAGTCTCCACCAGGACAAAGAGAGGGTCGACGAAATGAACTTTAAAAATTTGCTAGGTATGTTCGAGAACAACAACACAGAAGCGCAAGTGACCAAACGACCGAAAACGAGCAAACCGGTGATACCGCGAAACGCGCGATTCTCGTGCGTCGAGGTGTCGTCCAAGTGGAAGGGCGGCGGCGGCGAGAGGGGGGCGGAGAAGCCGCCGATGTCGCCGGTCGTCCGGAACTCGCCCCAGTGTCTGATGGCGACGGTGATCGCGAGCGCCACCAAGAAACAGCAACAGTACGGGAAGAGCCACCCGTTGGCCAAGCTGACGATCAACAGGCACAACAATCCACTCTACAACACCATGTAG